The proteins below are encoded in one region of Bremerella sp. P1:
- a CDS encoding alanine/glycine:cation symporter family protein: protein MIASRLSTPWHVALLTLVALSLFPVATYGQDNPPEEPVAEEAAPKDQDQPAEAPKASSDDSYPAAVNLTDTEPWTAFQYFDKPFEWMVGKMAQTLFYRVFSTERQYAQMDDVVYYVRDRGTDGPFVIAENSKVRKPADLPDEINQEKIQEWADLGKIATSPSSDRIYRIGVLNRTDAAGKEKEQPVDYVLYIINNSTKYVRIKEGDKITFQPVTKLRNSLNEDESTWLTPEQIQQRAHEGKLALSGGNPEDTPYLFTEYVGGAPIVVLWLSGGAVFFTLFFAFVNFWGFGHAVSIVRGTYDNPDEPGEVTHFQALASALSATVGLGNIAGVTIAMSAGGPGAFFWMLLCGFFGMTSKFVECTLGQMYREVKPDGTILGGPMQYLTHAFSQFGLKPIGQVIAIIFAIMCIMASFGGGNMFQANQAASMVLTVVQDDELHELSQVKRELGAAAAEGDLVKVRELEKRATELQTKVDSFESMFNPIFGIALAFFVGLVIIGGIKRIGATASKIVPAMCLMYIVACLWIIGAHITQLPELIAQIFTEAFNPEAVRGGILGVIVIGVQRAAFSNEAGVGSAAIAHSAAKTDEPVREGFVALLGPFIDTIVVCSMTALVILITGAWDNRGWILDQGLEGVQLTAEAFEAEISWFPYILMVAVVLFAFSTIVSWSYYGERCWERLFGARSIYVYKVIFVFAVFIGTIFELGSVLDFSDFMILSMAFPNILGALLLAPKVRAALKVYWQKYQAGEFKKFK, encoded by the coding sequence ATGATCGCAAGTCGACTCTCCACGCCTTGGCATGTGGCGCTGCTCACGCTCGTCGCTCTTTCGCTCTTTCCTGTGGCAACTTACGGCCAGGATAATCCGCCGGAAGAGCCGGTCGCGGAAGAAGCCGCTCCAAAGGATCAGGATCAGCCGGCAGAAGCGCCGAAAGCCTCCTCAGACGATAGCTACCCAGCGGCGGTGAACCTGACCGACACCGAACCCTGGACGGCGTTTCAGTACTTCGATAAGCCGTTTGAGTGGATGGTCGGTAAGATGGCTCAAACGCTTTTCTACCGCGTCTTCTCGACCGAGCGGCAGTACGCTCAGATGGACGACGTCGTCTACTACGTTCGCGATCGCGGCACCGACGGCCCCTTCGTCATCGCCGAGAACAGCAAGGTCCGCAAGCCAGCCGATCTGCCGGACGAGATCAACCAAGAAAAGATCCAAGAGTGGGCCGACCTGGGCAAGATCGCCACCTCGCCAAGCTCCGACCGAATCTATCGCATCGGCGTTCTGAATCGCACCGACGCCGCCGGCAAAGAGAAAGAACAGCCGGTCGATTACGTTCTGTACATCATCAACAACTCAACCAAGTACGTGCGGATCAAGGAAGGGGACAAGATCACCTTCCAGCCGGTCACCAAGCTGCGCAACTCGCTCAATGAAGACGAATCGACCTGGCTGACCCCTGAGCAGATCCAACAGCGCGCCCACGAAGGGAAGTTGGCTCTCAGCGGTGGCAATCCGGAAGATACTCCTTACCTGTTTACCGAGTACGTCGGCGGGGCTCCGATCGTGGTGCTATGGCTTTCCGGTGGTGCGGTCTTCTTCACCCTCTTCTTCGCGTTCGTCAACTTCTGGGGATTTGGCCACGCGGTCAGCATCGTCCGCGGAACGTACGACAACCCGGACGAGCCGGGCGAAGTTACTCACTTTCAAGCGCTTGCGTCGGCCCTTTCCGCGACGGTGGGCCTGGGTAATATCGCCGGTGTGACCATTGCCATGTCGGCCGGTGGACCTGGGGCGTTCTTCTGGATGCTGCTGTGCGGCTTCTTTGGCATGACCAGTAAGTTCGTCGAGTGTACCCTCGGTCAGATGTACCGCGAGGTAAAGCCGGACGGTACGATCCTCGGCGGTCCGATGCAGTATCTGACGCACGCGTTTTCACAGTTTGGCCTGAAGCCGATCGGCCAGGTGATCGCGATTATTTTCGCCATCATGTGCATCATGGCCAGCTTCGGCGGTGGGAACATGTTCCAAGCCAACCAGGCAGCTTCGATGGTGCTAACGGTCGTTCAAGACGATGAACTCCACGAACTGAGCCAAGTCAAACGAGAACTCGGCGCCGCCGCTGCCGAAGGAGACCTGGTCAAGGTTCGCGAACTTGAAAAGCGTGCCACGGAACTCCAGACCAAGGTCGATTCATTTGAGAGCATGTTCAACCCGATCTTTGGTATCGCTCTGGCCTTCTTCGTGGGTCTGGTCATCATCGGTGGCATCAAGCGTATCGGAGCAACGGCCAGTAAGATCGTGCCGGCGATGTGCTTGATGTACATCGTGGCCTGCTTATGGATTATTGGAGCTCACATCACACAGCTTCCCGAACTGATCGCCCAGATCTTTACCGAAGCGTTCAACCCTGAAGCCGTGCGTGGCGGGATTTTGGGCGTGATCGTCATCGGCGTTCAGCGTGCCGCGTTCAGTAACGAAGCGGGCGTCGGTAGTGCGGCAATCGCCCACAGTGCCGCGAAGACGGACGAGCCTGTCCGCGAAGGCTTTGTCGCCCTCTTGGGGCCATTCATCGATACGATCGTCGTCTGTTCGATGACGGCCTTGGTAATTCTGATCACCGGTGCCTGGGACAACCGAGGCTGGATCTTGGATCAGGGTTTGGAAGGGGTACAGCTCACCGCGGAAGCGTTCGAGGCCGAGATCTCCTGGTTCCCGTACATCCTGATGGTGGCTGTGGTTTTGTTTGCCTTCTCGACGATCGTTTCCTGGAGCTACTACGGCGAACGCTGCTGGGAACGCCTGTTCGGTGCCCGCAGCATTTACGTCTACAAGGTGATCTTCGTGTTCGCGGTGTTCATCGGCACGATCTTTGAACTGGGCAGCGTGCTCGATTTTTCCGACTTCATGATCCTCTCGATGGCCTTTCCTAACATCTTAGGTGCGTTGCTCTTAGCTCCTAAGGTCCGCGCGGCACTGAAAGTGTACTGGCAAAAATATCAGGCCGGCGAGTTCAAGAAATTCAAGTAA
- the dusB gene encoding tRNA dihydrouridine synthase DusB codes for MDTPHQFDLTGIEPTTEDLKVPPLKIGDMVIDPPILQAPMAGFTNYAFRQIVRGYGGVGLLATEMVNARGFHWLDENEAEFPERLWGVEDEARPLAVQIWDNQPDVMAKVGRRLVEEFKVSVVDINFGCPVKQVTEKAHSGSYLLRVPERMGQIISKLVEACAPTPVTAKIRLGCSMDSINANDIAHVVEESGAAALTVHGRVASQFFKGEADWERISEIKSHLKKIPLIGNGDLDSAEKVYRAFRNFDVDGVMIARACLGRPWLFAQAAAAIAGKPIPPEPTLVEQRDCMLKHYDLVVRRFGESKGTLLMRKFACCYAQGKSGARHFRKHVANVASPGEFYEVVEKHFPIEAPATA; via the coding sequence ATGGATACTCCGCATCAATTCGACCTGACCGGCATCGAGCCGACCACTGAAGACCTGAAAGTGCCGCCGCTGAAAATCGGCGATATGGTCATCGATCCGCCGATTCTGCAGGCCCCCATGGCGGGCTTCACCAACTATGCATTCCGGCAGATCGTGCGCGGATACGGCGGTGTGGGGCTCTTGGCGACTGAAATGGTCAATGCCCGCGGGTTTCATTGGTTGGATGAAAACGAAGCCGAGTTCCCTGAGCGCTTGTGGGGTGTCGAAGACGAGGCCCGTCCACTGGCCGTTCAGATCTGGGATAACCAGCCGGACGTGATGGCCAAGGTGGGGCGCCGCCTGGTTGAAGAGTTCAAAGTGAGCGTCGTCGACATCAACTTCGGTTGCCCTGTGAAGCAGGTCACCGAAAAGGCTCACAGCGGATCGTATCTATTGCGAGTCCCAGAGCGGATGGGGCAGATCATCTCGAAGCTGGTCGAGGCGTGTGCTCCGACGCCGGTCACGGCGAAGATTCGCCTGGGCTGCTCGATGGATTCGATCAATGCCAACGACATCGCCCACGTGGTGGAAGAGAGTGGTGCCGCGGCCTTGACCGTGCACGGCCGGGTTGCGTCGCAGTTCTTCAAAGGGGAAGCCGACTGGGAGCGTATCTCTGAGATCAAATCGCACCTGAAGAAGATCCCGCTGATCGGCAACGGCGACCTCGATTCGGCCGAGAAGGTTTACCGAGCGTTTCGTAACTTTGACGTCGACGGCGTGATGATCGCTCGAGCGTGCCTGGGGCGCCCTTGGCTGTTCGCTCAAGCGGCCGCGGCGATCGCCGGCAAACCAATCCCGCCAGAGCCAACCCTGGTCGAGCAGCGGGACTGCATGCTCAAGCATTACGACCTGGTGGTGCGGCGATTTGGCGAAAGCAAGGGAACGCTGCTGATGCGGAAGTTCGCCTGCTGTTACGCCCAGGGCAAGTCCGGGGCACGCCACTTCCGCAAGCATGTGGCCAACGTTGCCAGCCCTGGCGAGTTCTACGAAGTGGTCGAGAAGCACTTCCCGATCGAGGCTCCAGCCACGGCTTAA
- a CDS encoding YwqG family protein, with protein sequence MEYSFESLQAKLDQLLAEEPALDADKIKRIARPSIRLLEGERIPTSYSLGASRMAGVPDVPAHFQWPYFEPQEGDTDCCGHDLPLGKPLPLDFIAQLDLAKLPRIDPAIPTTGWLYFFYDVKGQPWGMEPKEKDRFRVMYFDCPRDDLHPATVPDGFDPDYVLSEHWSLEAEVELTLPAEYVGYDEFDSPRFAAYERLKEKLVPAGFPCNRFLGHADVIQSPMDDLHDPFGEEDDDEEVSIEEANAFLDSLMKGEAEIENPYPKRSKALEEDTLPWRLLLQVDSDPNDGNFTWGSEGRIYFLIQKEDLIARRFDRIWLELQTT encoded by the coding sequence ATGGAATATTCATTTGAGTCGCTTCAGGCGAAGTTAGATCAGCTGCTGGCCGAAGAGCCGGCACTTGATGCGGACAAGATCAAGCGAATCGCACGTCCGTCGATTCGCTTGCTTGAGGGGGAGAGAATTCCTACCTCGTATTCTTTGGGTGCCTCGCGTATGGCAGGCGTGCCGGATGTGCCTGCCCATTTTCAGTGGCCCTATTTCGAGCCGCAAGAAGGTGACACCGATTGCTGCGGTCATGATCTTCCACTCGGCAAGCCGCTTCCGCTGGACTTTATCGCCCAGCTTGATCTCGCCAAGCTACCACGCATCGATCCGGCAATTCCAACGACCGGTTGGCTCTACTTCTTCTACGATGTGAAGGGGCAACCGTGGGGGATGGAGCCCAAAGAGAAAGATCGCTTCCGGGTGATGTACTTCGACTGCCCGCGGGATGATCTACATCCGGCCACGGTGCCTGATGGCTTCGATCCGGATTATGTCCTCAGCGAGCATTGGTCGCTGGAGGCGGAGGTCGAGCTGACGTTGCCTGCCGAGTACGTCGGCTACGATGAATTCGACTCGCCGCGTTTCGCCGCCTACGAGCGTCTCAAAGAGAAGTTGGTTCCAGCTGGTTTCCCTTGCAACCGCTTTCTGGGGCATGCCGATGTGATTCAAAGCCCAATGGACGACCTTCACGATCCGTTCGGCGAGGAAGATGATGACGAGGAGGTTTCGATCGAAGAGGCAAATGCTTTCCTTGATAGCTTGATGAAGGGTGAGGCGGAAATCGAGAACCCTTACCCCAAGCGTAGTAAGGCCCTCGAAGAAGATACGCTGCCTTGGCGACTCCTATTACAGGTTGACTCAGACCCCAATGACGGCAATTTCACGTGGGGTAGCGAAGGAAGGATCTATTTCCTCATCCAGAAAGAGGATCTGATAGCACGCCGGTTTGATCGCATCTGGTTGGAACTGCAGACGACATGA
- the queG gene encoding tRNA epoxyqueuosine(34) reductase QueG, with amino-acid sequence MIRHEAHQLGFSAVGICPAVTPTGLSRFHDWLDAGYAGQMQYLEDRRDAYAHPKHVLDGVQSIVMLALNYKSEPIPPLASGQGRVSRYAFGELDYHDWIHARLKQLKKAIAQREPEANVRGVVDTAPLLEREFAQLAGLGWIGKNTMLLNKQLGSLFFLAAILIDRELVYDDPHNASHCGTCTACLTACPTDAFPSPGVLDATRCISYLTIELRDEIPTELRTGMHDWVFGCDVCQDVCPWNNKSPVSSHEAFYPASDRAPFELRSLFTMTDDDFRDRFRKTPLWRTKRRGILRNAAIVLGNQPHEDNVPPLSRGLADEEWLIRGASAWALGKHPQQEALQLLAQRLTVEEDEHVRREIETALANRPSS; translated from the coding sequence TTGATCCGTCACGAGGCCCACCAGCTGGGCTTTTCGGCGGTGGGCATTTGTCCGGCCGTAACCCCGACGGGCCTGAGCCGTTTTCACGACTGGCTGGACGCCGGCTACGCAGGCCAGATGCAGTATTTAGAAGACCGCCGCGATGCGTACGCCCATCCCAAGCATGTGCTCGACGGCGTACAAAGCATCGTGATGCTGGCCCTCAATTACAAAAGCGAGCCCATCCCGCCGCTTGCAAGCGGGCAGGGGAGGGTGTCACGCTATGCGTTCGGCGAGCTCGACTACCACGACTGGATTCATGCCCGGCTCAAGCAACTCAAGAAGGCGATCGCCCAGAGAGAGCCGGAAGCAAACGTTCGCGGCGTGGTCGACACCGCGCCCCTCTTAGAACGCGAGTTCGCTCAGCTGGCCGGCCTCGGCTGGATCGGCAAGAACACGATGCTGCTCAACAAACAACTGGGTAGCTTGTTCTTCTTGGCCGCGATCCTGATCGACCGGGAACTGGTGTACGACGACCCTCACAACGCCAGCCATTGCGGCACATGCACGGCCTGCCTGACCGCTTGCCCGACCGACGCGTTCCCCAGCCCTGGAGTGCTCGATGCCACGCGGTGCATCTCGTACCTGACGATCGAACTTCGCGACGAGATTCCTACCGAGCTTCGAACCGGGATGCACGACTGGGTGTTTGGCTGCGATGTTTGCCAGGACGTCTGCCCGTGGAACAACAAGTCGCCGGTCTCGTCGCACGAGGCCTTCTACCCGGCCAGCGACCGCGCACCGTTCGAACTTCGAAGCTTGTTCACGATGACTGACGACGACTTTCGGGATCGCTTTCGCAAGACGCCGCTATGGCGAACCAAGCGGCGGGGCATTCTTCGCAATGCGGCAATCGTGCTGGGCAACCAGCCGCATGAGGACAATGTGCCACCCCTATCACGCGGGCTGGCGGATGAAGAGTGGCTCATCCGCGGCGCGTCGGCCTGGGCGCTGGGAAAGCATCCTCAGCAGGAAGCTTTGCAGCTACTGGCACAGCGGCTAACGGTCGAAGAGGACGAGCACGTCCGCCGCGAAATCGAGACGGCACTGGCTAACCGGCCGAGCAGTTGA
- a CDS encoding tRNA dihydrouridine synthase produces MALRLGNLELDFPLVQAALSGYSDMSMRVIARRLGAPYTICEVMLDKFLVELNDRKKNRHFLAIAEEEHPVGGQLMGAEPQQFAAGAAKLVEAGFDVIDINFGCPVKKVLGRCRGGFHLSQPDVALDIVRRTRDVVPNDMPLTVKMRRGIDDTQESRDKFFEILDGAFEIGVDAITVHGRTVEQRYIGPSRWEFLAEVKRHVGDRTILGSGDLFSAQDCFDMMNETGVNGVTVARGAIGNPWIFQQARALAAGEPLPPPPTTFEQLEIIQEHLRLVVELYGENKAMTNFRKFGVKYSFLHPQVEDVRAKFVRIREMSDWEAIRDEFYAVDQPGQYLSGEIHNKQVNCSAG; encoded by the coding sequence ATGGCCCTTCGACTTGGCAATTTAGAACTTGATTTCCCGCTCGTACAAGCAGCCCTGTCGGGGTACAGCGATATGTCGATGCGTGTCATCGCGCGTCGTTTGGGTGCCCCTTACACCATCTGCGAAGTGATGCTCGACAAGTTTTTGGTCGAGCTGAACGACCGAAAAAAGAATCGACATTTTTTGGCGATCGCTGAGGAAGAACACCCAGTCGGGGGGCAATTGATGGGGGCCGAGCCACAGCAGTTCGCCGCCGGGGCTGCCAAACTGGTCGAAGCTGGCTTCGACGTGATCGACATCAACTTCGGCTGCCCGGTGAAGAAGGTCCTGGGGCGTTGCCGTGGCGGGTTTCATCTCAGCCAGCCGGACGTGGCCTTGGATATCGTTCGCCGCACGCGCGATGTCGTGCCCAATGATATGCCGCTGACCGTGAAAATGCGTCGCGGAATCGACGATACCCAGGAGAGCCGCGATAAGTTTTTCGAGATCCTCGACGGCGCGTTCGAGATCGGCGTCGACGCCATCACGGTGCATGGCCGTACGGTCGAGCAGCGGTACATCGGTCCCAGTCGCTGGGAGTTCCTGGCCGAAGTGAAGCGGCATGTGGGGGATCGCACGATCCTGGGCAGCGGCGACTTGTTCTCGGCTCAGGACTGCTTCGACATGATGAACGAAACCGGCGTCAACGGCGTGACGGTGGCCCGGGGTGCGATCGGCAATCCATGGATCTTCCAGCAAGCCCGAGCCCTGGCAGCCGGCGAGCCGCTGCCGCCTCCGCCGACCACCTTCGAGCAGCTAGAGATCATCCAAGAGCATCTCCGCCTGGTGGTCGAGTTGTACGGCGAAAACAAAGCAATGACCAACTTCCGCAAGTTCGGCGTGAAGTATTCGTTCCTGCATCCGCAAGTGGAAGACGTACGAGCCAAGTTCGTGCGGATCCGCGAGATGTCGGACTGGGAAGCGATTCGCGACGAGTTCTACGCGGTCGATCAGCCAGGGCAGTACCTGTCCGGCGAGATCCACAACAAGCAGGTCAACTGCTCGGCCGGTTAG
- the zwf gene encoding glucose-6-phosphate dehydrogenase, with protein sequence MSHTIVIFGASGDLTSRKLIPALYLLSKKKRLPEGTRIVGMSRTEFSHDAWRDELKKSTQKFTNSKFEEESWNEFAANIYYHPGDLTQLDDLKGLKSLLEELEAGPAERVYYLSTAPRLYIAAIDQLGESGLANQDEGPRRIVLEKPFGYDLGTAKKLNSDVNRVFPEEQVYRIDHYLGKETVQNLMVMRFANSIFEPLWNRNYIDHVQITVAEEVVVGRRGGYYDQAGVLRDMFQNHLLQLLMVTAMEAPVRFDADMVRDEKVKVLQAIRPMSSEEIAEETLRGQYAGYRQEEGVPKDSQTETFAALRLWVDNWRWNGVPFYLRSGKGMSCRTTQIVIQYRHPPHALFGQRSYVDACRLVMQIQPAEGLQLQIQTKVPDSGMMTRTSPLDFRFCKEFQGEMPDAYQRLLLDAIQGDASLFARSDEVELAWGIIDPIIQTWRSAEAPTLHLYETGYWGPNESNDWMEEHKRQWFDVCPILH encoded by the coding sequence ATGTCTCATACGATTGTCATCTTTGGTGCTTCTGGGGATCTCACCAGCCGGAAACTGATTCCGGCTCTGTACCTGCTGTCGAAAAAGAAGCGTCTGCCTGAGGGGACGCGGATTGTGGGCATGTCGCGAACCGAGTTTTCGCACGATGCCTGGCGTGACGAGTTGAAGAAGAGCACGCAGAAGTTCACCAACTCGAAGTTTGAAGAAGAGTCGTGGAACGAGTTTGCCGCGAACATCTACTATCACCCCGGTGATCTGACGCAACTGGACGACCTTAAAGGGCTGAAGTCGCTGCTGGAAGAACTGGAAGCCGGACCGGCCGAACGCGTCTATTACCTGTCGACGGCACCTCGGCTGTATATCGCCGCGATCGATCAACTCGGCGAGTCCGGCCTGGCTAACCAGGACGAAGGCCCGCGTCGCATCGTGCTGGAAAAGCCATTCGGTTACGACCTGGGCACGGCCAAAAAGCTGAACTCGGACGTTAACCGCGTCTTCCCCGAAGAGCAGGTATACCGCATCGATCACTACCTGGGGAAAGAAACGGTTCAGAACCTGATGGTGATGCGGTTTGCGAACTCGATCTTCGAGCCGCTCTGGAATCGTAATTACATCGACCACGTGCAGATCACCGTGGCTGAAGAAGTGGTAGTGGGACGCCGCGGTGGCTACTACGATCAAGCCGGCGTCCTGCGAGACATGTTCCAGAATCATCTCTTGCAGCTGCTGATGGTCACGGCGATGGAAGCCCCCGTTCGTTTCGACGCCGACATGGTACGAGATGAAAAGGTGAAGGTGCTGCAGGCCATCCGCCCGATGTCGTCAGAGGAGATCGCCGAGGAAACGCTGCGTGGCCAATACGCTGGCTACCGCCAGGAAGAAGGCGTGCCCAAAGATAGCCAGACCGAAACGTTCGCAGCACTACGGTTGTGGGTCGATAACTGGCGCTGGAACGGCGTGCCGTTCTACTTGCGTAGCGGCAAAGGCATGTCGTGCCGCACCACCCAGATCGTCATCCAATATCGTCATCCGCCGCATGCACTCTTCGGTCAGAGGTCCTATGTCGACGCGTGCCGCCTGGTGATGCAGATTCAGCCTGCCGAAGGCCTTCAGCTGCAGATTCAGACGAAGGTGCCGGACTCGGGCATGATGACTCGGACCAGCCCGTTGGACTTCCGCTTCTGCAAAGAGTTCCAAGGCGAAATGCCCGACGCGTACCAGCGTCTGCTGCTGGATGCCATCCAAGGAGATGCCAGCCTGTTTGCTCGTAGCGACGAAGTGGAACTGGCCTGGGGAATCATCGACCCGATCATCCAGACCTGGCGTTCGGCCGAGGCCCCCACGCTGCACCTTTACGAAACCGGCTACTGGGGACCAAACGAATCGAACGACTGGATGGAAGAGCACAAACGTCAGTGGTTCGACGTCTGCCCGATCCTGCATTAA
- a CDS encoding SDR family oxidoreductase: MATDFLTKMFGLDGQVAVVIGASGVLGGAIAEGLAAAGATVVVSGLNPQRGQSRADRIIAAGGKAEFIAADTLSRDSLAELRDKCLEKFGRVDMLVNCAGVNSSVPYEEITDADWQRVLDTNLTGTHLACQAFAPTMAKQEQGGAVLNIGSVTAHLPLSRVFAYSASKAAVENLTKNLAREYATQNVRFNTLCPGFFPAEQNRKILDKERVDNIIGQTPMARFGEPEELVGTSILLLSQAAGSFVTGATVYVDGGFTAMRF; this comes from the coding sequence ATGGCAACTGATTTTCTAACCAAAATGTTCGGACTCGACGGGCAAGTCGCCGTCGTCATCGGGGCATCCGGTGTCCTGGGTGGGGCGATTGCGGAAGGTCTGGCCGCAGCCGGAGCAACCGTGGTCGTCAGTGGCCTGAATCCCCAGCGAGGACAAAGCCGCGCCGATCGGATCATTGCAGCCGGCGGTAAGGCGGAGTTCATCGCCGCCGACACGCTCTCGCGAGACTCGCTGGCCGAGCTTCGCGACAAGTGCCTGGAAAAGTTCGGTCGGGTCGACATGCTGGTCAACTGTGCCGGCGTGAACTCTTCGGTTCCCTACGAAGAGATCACCGACGCAGACTGGCAGCGCGTCCTCGATACCAACCTCACCGGTACGCACCTCGCCTGCCAGGCTTTCGCTCCGACGATGGCCAAGCAGGAGCAAGGCGGCGCCGTGCTGAACATCGGTAGCGTGACGGCTCACTTGCCGCTCTCGCGGGTGTTTGCCTACTCGGCCTCGAAAGCGGCCGTCGAGAACCTGACCAAGAACCTGGCCCGCGAGTATGCCACCCAGAACGTGCGATTCAACACGCTCTGCCCTGGCTTCTTCCCGGCCGAGCAAAACCGCAAGATCCTCGACAAAGAACGCGTCGATAACATCATCGGCCAAACGCCCATGGCCCGCTTCGGCGAACCCGAAGAACTGGTCGGCACCTCGATCCTGCTGTTGTCGCAAGCAGCCGGCAGCTTCGTCACCGGTGCCACGGTGTACGTCGACGGCGGTTTCACGGCGATGCGGTTTTAG
- the gnd gene encoding decarboxylating NADP(+)-dependent phosphogluconate dehydrogenase gives MSDASCDFGLIGLAVMGENLALNVESRGYKVAVYNRTTEKTDEFIAGRAAGKQFIGCHDLKQMVASLKRPRKIMMLIKAGPAVDAVIEELLPLMEPGDIIIDGGNTHYADTERRTKYVEEKGLLFVGSGVSGGEEGALKGPSLMPGGSEAAWPHIKEIFQAISAKVGPSEDIPCCEWVGPRGAGHYVKMVHNGIEYGDMQLICEAYFLLKHGLGLTNDELYEVFDQWNSGDLQSYLIEITRDIFSVKDDDGEGYLVDKILDVAGAKGTGKWMSQLALDLGVPSTLVTTAVYARGLSAAKEARVRASKVLTGPSGKTSEDRTKFIEQVREALYASKLCSYAQGFVQLQAASAEHDWDLNYGDCALLWRGGCIIRAQFLDRIKEAFDKDANLENLLLDPYFTEAVTKGQDGWRAVVKTAVELGVPTPAFAGALAYYDGYRNDRLPANLLQAQRDYFGAHTFQRTDKEGTFHAEWIQRRREPKS, from the coding sequence ATGTCCGATGCTTCCTGCGATTTTGGTTTGATTGGTCTCGCCGTGATGGGCGAAAACCTGGCCCTGAACGTCGAAAGCCGCGGTTACAAAGTAGCCGTCTACAATCGAACTACCGAGAAGACGGATGAATTCATTGCAGGTCGTGCCGCCGGCAAGCAATTTATCGGTTGCCATGACCTGAAGCAGATGGTTGCTTCGCTGAAGCGTCCTCGCAAGATCATGATGCTGATCAAAGCCGGCCCAGCTGTCGACGCGGTGATCGAAGAACTGCTTCCTTTGATGGAACCAGGCGACATCATCATCGATGGTGGTAACACGCACTACGCCGACACCGAACGTCGTACCAAGTACGTCGAAGAAAAGGGCCTGCTGTTTGTCGGTTCCGGTGTTTCCGGTGGTGAAGAAGGTGCCTTGAAAGGCCCGAGCCTGATGCCTGGTGGTAGCGAAGCTGCCTGGCCGCACATCAAGGAAATCTTCCAGGCTATCTCGGCCAAGGTTGGTCCCAGCGAAGACATTCCTTGCTGCGAATGGGTTGGTCCTCGCGGTGCCGGTCACTACGTGAAGATGGTGCACAACGGCATCGAGTACGGCGATATGCAGCTGATCTGCGAAGCCTACTTCCTGCTCAAGCACGGTCTGGGTCTGACCAACGACGAACTGTACGAAGTGTTCGATCAATGGAACAGCGGCGACCTGCAAAGCTACCTGATCGAAATCACTCGCGACATCTTCAGCGTGAAGGATGACGACGGCGAAGGTTACCTGGTCGACAAGATCCTCGATGTCGCTGGTGCCAAGGGTACCGGTAAGTGGATGAGCCAGTTGGCTCTGGACCTGGGCGTGCCAAGCACCCTGGTCACGACCGCCGTGTACGCTCGCGGTTTGTCGGCTGCCAAGGAAGCCCGCGTCCGTGCCAGCAAGGTGCTGACCGGCCCTAGCGGCAAGACTTCCGAAGACCGCACCAAGTTCATCGAGCAGGTTCGCGAAGCATTGTACGCTTCCAAGCTGTGCAGCTATGCTCAAGGTTTCGTGCAACTGCAAGCCGCATCGGCCGAGCACGACTGGGACCTGAACTATGGCGACTGTGCCCTGTTGTGGCGTGGTGGCTGTATCATTCGTGCCCAGTTCCTCGATCGTATCAAGGAAGCTTTTGACAAAGACGCCAACCTCGAAAACCTGCTCTTGGATCCGTACTTCACCGAAGCGGTCACCAAGGGACAAGATGGCTGGCGAGCTGTGGTTAAGACGGCCGTTGAACTGGGTGTTCCGACCCCAGCATTCGCCGGAGCATTGGCCTACTACGATGGCTACCGCAACGACCGGTTGCCAGCCAACCTGTTGCAGGCCCAACGCGATTACTTTGGTGCTCACACGTTCCAGCGGACGGACAAGGAAGGTACCTTCCACGCCGAGTGGATTCAGCGTCGTCGCGAGCCAAAGTCCTAA